In Mytilus edulis chromosome 8, xbMytEdul2.2, whole genome shotgun sequence, the genomic window TATGGTGGATATGTATGTATCAAGTCAAAATGTTATCTTTAGTTGTTGTTGGTTCTTATTAGTAAGTTATTAAATCTACGTACTATCTATCCACTACTTGATATGATATATTAAAATCGAGATTGAAATGTAATGCTGTCACAACACTCTCATctagtgaaatacatgtattatcataACAGAAATTTATTAactaatattttaaacaaattcatCTGCTTCCAACATAGATAAGATACGAAACACTTCCATgtgttttgatttgctttgatTTGACCAGTACGATTTCATGTGTCATAGTCGAAACTTAGCTTAAACCAATACACAAGGAGTCATCATCACTGATAACAATCCTTTATAAACATTGATAACAAAATTTAACATATGTTATGTTGTGGTTCTCACCTTTTGATCTTATGTGATTTACATCAAATCTTCTCTCGTTTTCTCCTGTTGACTGATTTTGATGTTCTATTAAATATCATATTGTATATTTGAACAAAGTTATCTGACTACCAAATAACATGCACACCAAAAACCATACAAACTTGAGATATACTTCCTGAACATCAACGTTCTCATGTTTCAGAAGATAAATACAACGACCAAACACATATTTGGCTTTTCTTAAATGTCTTattaaaaaaatggaatatttatatatgataatatAACATGATGTTTGTGTGTTCTATAAGAATCCGTAAATTCGATTTAATGGTTGGAGCTGACATTACAAGAAATTAAATGCttatttttctaattgttgaGGGGTTTTAAAGGTTTGATCGCGCGCATATTCTAGTAGGAAGCGCTGTTAAAAcccttaaaattaaaaaaaaaaaagcaatcacTTCTTTGATAAATTAGATCTGGTACCAACTCTGATAATCTTTTTTGAATAATAATGAAGACTAACAacttaaaaatgacaaaaaggaaGTGACGAATTATAACTGAGAAACATCAACTGGGAAGTCAGAAATGTCTTGATGGAAATATGTAATTTTAATAGTAAAACTTATCCAGATAATTCGTATATTTGCCCTTCAGATTACATATATCAATGCAGAAGTTATCTGTTTCAAAACATCTCAAAGGATGATTTCATGTTCGCCGATGGTAAAAATGTACATTTCAATATTAGAAACTATAATGCAAGTTATAACTGTTCATTATCATAGCCTGCAATAACATTCGAAAAGATGATGTTTGAAAAGACTTCATAGACAGCATTTATAATGTTTGTGTCAACCGAGTCATATATAAATATTGCTTACGTATAACAGTCGAATATTCACCGAATGTTCCAATTGTTGCGGTCTGTGGAATACATGTCCCATTTATACTGTCACATCTGAAATGTAGACGACTAAATGCAACAAGTGTACTTATTTTTGAAGGTAATAAGTTTCGAGAATTGTGTACTCtaaacaaactaaaattaaattaaaaaaatcgacCAAATTGTATAACTGTATCAAAAGTAAGTACGTTGTCATAGAGTTAACttttacacatttatttcttaaCTCATATCAGTTATTTAATTGCCTACATCAATTTACTATGGTCAAGCGTGTTAAGTATTTGTAGATTTAAAGTTTACATTGACTTCAGCAGACTGTTTGAATGAACGTTAAATCTAATGTTTGGTGCAACTGTGTTTTAACTGTAATCATTCTAATTAGAAGCcgttttatttatgtttctgtTTTTTATATTCTGTTCCTATACTAGTATGATCTGGAGATGAATGGCAATTTAATGTGAAAAACATGAAAGGAGTTACGGCCCTCGCGATAATTAAATATTGTGAATGTTGAGATGCCGGAGAGTTGACGACAGTTAGTGATAGAGAATAGTTGTGATTCTACATTGAACAACACTACTTAATGAAAGTGTATGTATATGAACTTACACATCAcacatatgtacatgatgtatatttgAAAATTAGTGTTTTATTAGCTCCGTGATTACGTGAATAATTGTCGTAATATTTCaacttaaattaatttgtttgtgAATCAATATTTTAAAGCGTTGGTTAATATAGAAGGAGGGTAACCTCCTGTTTTTTGCTTTGTTAATGCAATGCAATGCCACGTTTTTTATTCACAAACTTATGTTACAAAAATGTAAGTTACTTGATAGTCAAACCGTAGAGAAACCAATGCGAAAATACTGTGGCTTGTTAATTATTTCTAGATGCCGTATATAGCTACGAATCATAATGTACAACAAAAAAGCCTCAGGCATACAGAAATAAAACAAGTATCATTCttatcttttgattttatttaaatttggtaAAAAGTTTGAGTTATTGATACGTTAAAACTATTGGCATAACTTGAACATTCATAGTACTAATGTATCAAGTATATATTGTGTATCTGTTTCACCCAGATAACATTACATCTTAAATAATCATAACTTTGATAGTTACCTTTCATTTTCTTTACAATTGCAAAGAGAAGCACACTTCTTGCCGTACAGGTTTGAAGGACATGGTTTACACTTCTCTGCAGTTGGTCTCCGATAATATCCAACTTCACAttctgtaaaacaaaattaatatacaCATATAGCAATGAGAACATAATAATAGAGTAAGCATAGTATCACTAGAAGTAAAGGGGAATATTATAATATTATCAAATATGTAAATACGAATCGATAATATCATATACCGTCTTAAAAGAGAATTGTGCATACATATGGACAAATATTCATAAGTTTAATTGCTTAATATCCAATGAAGACATATATCCAAAGTACATTACGAACGATGTACGATACTAGTCACGCCTAACGTATGTTTACAGATTTCTATCCTTGTTTCAAAATACCAACAGGGAACATTTATTACATAACTGAAGTAAATAATAGTTTTTATGAAGTTTCGGCCACTTTTCTTTAGTTTCTTTGTTTCACTTTTTAACTACATGGTAGACAATTTACTTTTACAATCATTAGTCTTTTACTTTTAGGCAACTGGCCTGTATCggtttctttggttttttttttccaaCTTCATGCACACATTTTACCTTCACAATCAAGAGATGTCAATCcgtaaaaaaaaaggatatgcatttttaataatgaaaaacaatattgactcctacaacaacatgaacaaattaacaataaaggaACGACAATGACGATATCTACAGTATCACACCAATCGAAGTGAGTCCGATGAAGTACATGTATAGACATGCAAAAGTGGTCATTATATGAGGTGTGGATTCTAAACACaaactttttaattataaaacGATCTACcccaaaattgtaaacaaaaaattacaattttgaagTATTAATGAAAGTTTGTATTATCTACAAACTACGCTACATTTGTGAGCACTCAATCATCTTATACCCTAAGATAGTAGAGTGATTAAAACATAGAACAAATATATAGATCAATTGTAGTGAAGCCACCCAAAAATTAGAATTAAACAAGACCAAAGATTCTTCTAAAGGCACAAATGTGATACTTGCCTTTGCATATATTGTTTATCAATTCGAAATGCAAGCAACACATTCCATATCCAGCACTTTCACTGTGAATACAAATAACATAATCCATAAATTGAGTATATTAGGGATCAAAGCACACAATGAcatatacatacaaaaaaaatagtgAATTAAGGGAAATTATCGCAATATCACAaagttttccttttattttactgactgataatttcctttcacATCAcagtattaaaataaaagttatcgTTGGCAACTAAGGGTACCGttgtcaatgaaataaacatagtCGTCACAGGTAAAAATAGCGATACACAGATAATCATTGATCATCTAAACTCGATTTGGCATAATATTACAGAATTCCATCCCCCATAACATAAAAtgtgtatacatggtatatttgAGATTAAAACTATATACAGTTACAGTATCATTTATGACATATGTTTGCAAATTACCTATAACAAATTCCATCTGATTTTTTCAAAACTCCAGCTTTATTTCCAAATATTACTAAAAGCTGTGTCAGTAGTAATATGTACAATTCCATGTTGCATACATGGTTTACACCTTCGTTGTAGTTGAAAACAAGGAAATATTTGACTTTGTAAAGTTCTATAAAGTTATAGTACCGGAAACGAtaaagtataaaaacaaatatgcggaaatatatttagtatttaaaaacaaatatgcggAAATATATTTAGTATTTGTAAAGGCCATTGTCTATTGATTTTGAGAATGATTTCCTTATTTTAGACGAATAAAATTTCACGTGGTGTCAATAcaaattattttacaatgtttaaaataTGTGGTATGCACTAGAGCCTGGATTTACTTTTACCAACAGATGTGTCACCGTAAAAAAACATGACTGCCTGTTACCAACGCCATAATGATTGTCACAGAGGTCAACTAATTCTGTTTTGAGTTACTTTGTCTCACAAGTTATTGTGTGTGTTTGGAAATTATGAGGTTTAAACTTTTGGTCTGCAGTCGATTGTTTGCATTTCAGTATTTTGGAAACATTTATGGAACGCATCTGTATGATAAGGCATTAATTTTGTTGTCTTGATTTGCAATGGACGTTGCGTAGTCATGGTAGTCTAATTCTGTGGAAATGGCTTTGTCACTATGTATTAATTTGGTCATTAAAAGTCATCAACAAATATTTATATCTGTTATTTTGTAGAGAGGACAGTAACGCATGTGTCTGACATGAATTTGTTTTGTTACAGCACCATGAGCACGTTCACCTTTTTCCTGTCTGTCACACTCTTATGCTCTAATACCATGAATACCGAAGATATTTTTTGTCGAAATTGGATGATTTATTCTGTGAATAAACTGTAgaccatcttggattgtacattAGTAGTTTACAATAGTTCAAGTTCTTTTATATCTGCAAATTTAGAGACATATTGGTAATGAATGGGTTAGTTTGTTGATTTGACATTCAGGAGGAAAAACTCTATAATGGAATGATAAAGAAAATTTCAATCTTTACTTATACATGAGGCAAGAAAACAAGGTCGGTGATACTATTTTTGAAAAACGTAAATTTCCAAACCTACCTTctcaaatttcatttaaaacatcTACCTAATCCATTTCTTTTAAGTATCACAAATGTGTACTGTTTATGAATAATCTATGCAAATTTGCAAGACTTGTAACTTGAAAAATAGCTCAATGACACGTACATTTTTTATAGCATTTTTGAGAAACATGAGATAAGCATTGAACATCTTCAATCTGGCAAACTATAATAAAATTCTGTCTGATGAAATATGTACCACTGATCACCCTTAGATTCAGTAACATCATGAGTGTCTTGCAAAGATTTTGAAAACATGTATGCATGGTTATTTTTTGGCGAAATCACTGTTTTTAGACAAATAATGATAttgattttaataataattttacctgttATTGATTGTCTTCCTATTCCTGAGTACTTCGTCTTAATTTAAACAGCTTAATACAATTGCAGGGTGACCGTCCTGAATAATACATATATcattatgtataattgtcatgcTACTTAGTTtgttttgttacctattctgacatctgACTCGTACTTCTTTTGAAACAGATTTAACTGTGTGTACTACTTTTTGTTCCTTTATTCTACACTTACTAGAGGAATAgcggagggttgagatctaacaaaaCAAGTTTTACCCTCAACATTTTTTTGCCTGTCCCACGTTAGGAGCCACtgatctttgttagtcttgtatgtttttttaattttagttaatatttagctcacctggcctgaagggccaagtgagcttatctcatcacttggcgtccgtcgtcgttatcTTTTTACATTAtgaacttcttttagagaaccactgaatggaataaaaccaaacatggaaTGAATGTTCCTtgtgaggtgctgaccaagtgttgttacttagTAGCAGATACAAGATGGCTTAGTTTAACACAgtgttctatgttaaactaagttacCCCGCTGGCGGCTATCTTGGATATTAGATCagcaacacttggtcagcacctcattaggaacattcatgctatgtttggtttcatttcaatTAGTGGTTCACTTAAAGAAGACaattgtatgcatttcccgtagggtcctttgttaaactaagtcccccgctggtggccatcttggatgattgatcatctacaaagtaacaacacttggtcagcatctcaaaAAGAAAAtgcatgctatgtttgatttcattcaattcattggttctctagaagaagacttttgtatgcatttcccatagggtcctatgttaagctaagtcccccgctggcgaccatcttggatgatggatcggctacacagtaacaacacttggtcagcacctcataaggaacattcatgctatgtttggtttgaTTCCATTCAGGGTtactctaaaagaagtcatttttatgcatttcccatagggtcctatgttaaacgaaGTCCCCCGCTGGCTGTCATCTaagatgatggatcggctacaaagtaagaACACGTGGTCAGTACATCATAAGGAACAattatgccatgtttggtttcattccattcagtggttctctaagagaagtcatttgtatgcatttctcatagggtcctatgggaaatgcatacaaaagtcttcttctagagaaccactgaattgaatgaaatcaaacatagcatgaatgttcctttccttatgaggtggtgcaaagtgttgttattttgtagccaaattttatctttgttatatgatttcaaaaacccaagtagaaccAGTtaagcgatacaggctcttgagaccCTCTAGTTATGTTTAAGATTTAGTTCcaagtccattttcactgaactagtttaCAATTTTTCAAGGTGTCAACTGAGGACCACCTCCAGGTGCGGAGTTTTCTTATTGTTGGCATTCGGCTGTCGGgattttgtctctttgacattttccccatttccattctcaactttatacTAAAGAGTTTCGGTAAtctttcttttatgttttaatgtcATGATGCATGTAGTTGAAATTCGGCTTATACAATCATCCGAAAtcataaatgcaaaaaaaaaaaccagaaataaTGATAACCGAAcgttaaacaaaaaaacaaaaagatgatTATCGCCCCTGTAATGGATGCGCCCATGATATTTTTATAAGAGTTAGTTTTTGAGGCATTTATACTGTTGAGAGGGGCAGAGGCACTATGTATGTGTTAGATATGTTTATGTGCAGTTAATGCAGTGCGTGTAAAAACAATGTCGTATAAAAAAAACGACACAATTTACGATTTTCAATGATATTCCAAATCGCTACGATGTCaatgttacatgtacattatcATGACTATTgaaagtgtttttgttatttacgCTTGACTTTCGTGACCACTTGATATGAATTTTATATAGTATTCACATAACTTTGAGGAACGACCCATATATCTACGACTATACTCAGGTGTCATACACAGATGaacaatatacatgtagcagcaactgtttacatgtagtttcaagtgtgtgaaaatatttaaaagtaagcAGACTAATATAGCAACTCTTCTTATAATTTCAAGAATATTCAAATTACatattacatataaatattaatatggCATCAGGTGAATTTAAAGAGCTCAAAAGCTTCATTATGGGAGTTGATAAAAAAAGTAAGTGACTTTTCACAGCAACTTCAAAAAGTTGAACATAATTTAACAGGTATGATCAATGAAGTGAAAACTGACGTGCatgtattgaaaacaaaatacgaTGAATCACAATTAGAAATAACCAATTTAAGACGAGACTTCACAGAGTTGGAACAGGGTGTTGCAGGTATGGATCTGCAAATACAAGCAAGTGAAggagaaaaattacaaaaacaaaaatatgagcTTCAAACCCAGATGAGTGAATTAAAGGATCAGGTAACATTGCTTGAAAAGCatgaaagaaaatataatgtTATGAATTATGGTATTGATGACAGTAAGGCTGACGAGAATATCTATTCTGTTACTCGTCAGTTGTTTAGCGAAAATCTAAAAATCGAACAGAGAAAAGCAAATGCCATTCCGATTGCTAACGCTCACCGTGTACCAACAAGGGGTAGTGGACTCAAACCAATTATCGTTCAATTTATCCACTATGGAGATAAACAACTCATTATGTCCAGTGCCCACAATTTGAAAGGTAGTCAAATTCGTATTTTAGATGATCTACCGATATCCATGAAAGAGGAAAGATTCCTTCTGTCTCACGTAGCCTACAAAATAcgcaaaaaagaaaaattacacaTATGACACTTGAAACCCGGAAAAATAGAGGAGAACCATGGAGCGCAAGAGAATGATAAGCGATACATAACAATATACactttcttatttttgtttacatgtatatatatatatatatatatatatatatatatatatacatgtaaacaaaaataaaaaagtatatatatatacaaaattgtaCTTGTACATCAATAAGCCATGGCCATAGTTATATATAGGTTGTTGTGacctacatttttgtatttgtgaGAAACTACAGAACGTTATAGGCAGATGTAGATAtctattttattacatataactTATAAGATAATTCTTTAATACCAAACTATAGACttaccctgagaaaaaaaattaccgTAATTTAGCTAAATGAACACTAAACAGAATTGGATCAATTTGCTTTTTCATCTAttgtttaaatacatgtacatgtataaccttTTTCTTTATCAGATTTTCACAGAAACCATTATTAAATTGATACTAAAATGTAAGTATAGAACTGGGAATTTCATATCAGCTTTATTAtctatttatgcaaatattttatttttggtttttttgtttatttattttttgcttgCTCTCTATGCTTTCTTGCTTGACTGTCTGCGATATATTGGCAGACACATATAAATGTACATGCTAATTCTGCTTTATATATATACTCATTTTCCAACTTGCTGTGTTGAAATTTTTGcctttattattcatttatatgtttattctCTGCTGCTTAtatagttatttataattttgctCTTGCtagttatttagttttattttaaactgCTATAATGTGCTTAATGCTGTGGTTGCTATATGctttacttttttaaatcaaatacagACTGACACAAATGAGTTGAAGTTAGAATTTGTAAAGTACAGACCACTTTTTAGTTTTAAAGTGATGTTTATTTCAAACTAAGAATGAGACACTTGTTTAAAATTATCCTTTCATGTTTGTGTTGATGGTACATATACATTATAATGAAATGACCGTACTGTAATAAGCTTTGCACAATCTTTGCTGAAACTAACTAATTAATATGATAAACATACACACACTCAGGATGTGCAGTCTGTGTTCGATTGTTAGATAGTTGTGTTAGTTTTTAAGATATATTGATcatgtattattttgatttatactGTGATACAAAAGTattgctacatatatatatagtgatacTACATTTCAAGTCATTCAGAGTTCTTAATTTTTTGAAATCGTCTCTCAAACTACGCACTGTTCTTTTAAACAAGAAATATTAACATTtagataaatcttatatattTACAGTTACATCTCATAAAGAATATTGATCTTTAATTGTACAAATGTATCAGAGATATAATGAGTATAAAACATCTCTGCCTTGTAAATAGACATAGGATCatataaatctgtatatttgacAAGGGAGTTTTAATACATAGATACAAAGGACAAACATAGAAATTCCAATATCTACATGTAGTCAATTGAACAACTCTGACAGTCttgaaatattgtacataataGGCTTATTTCGATTATATATAGTTCATTTAATTAAAACTGTTTTCAAAAAGAATGAACGTGTTAGACAGACAACatcttatgataaaaatattgacaaatctgATTGGATCAGATTTGAAGGCAGAACAATGGGCATTTGTATAC contains:
- the LOC139484165 gene encoding multiple epidermal growth factor-like domains protein 10 — protein: MFPVECEVGYYRRPTAEKCKPCPSNLYGKKCASLCNCKENERCDSINGTCIPQTATIGTFGEYSTVIQHQNQSTGENERRFDVNHIRSKVSTNFGILIYMIIAGLIILVVCAVAAVYKYQNKQKKLPQTFPKQVVMESTPPPIIARSMQPSVFIEFDNSGGAYELIDDNNVLNLET